CAAAATCAATATTGATAAAAAACTTAAAGTTTTTATCAAAAAAATAAATTGGGATTTCATTATATTAAATTTTAAAACGTGTATATTTTACCAAATAGAGAAGACTATTTAGTTTGTTATTATTTTTATTAAGAAGTTTTTAATTGAAATTATGACATGTACTTTTTTAGTAAGCATTCTTTTCTCCTTCGAAAATATTCAGGACTGTTTTTACAATAATTTTTACATCTAAAAGCGAACTCCAATTTTCGATATACCAAATATCATATTCAACTCTATTTTCCATATCCATAAGTTTTTTGGTCTCTCCTCGGTAACCGTTGATTTGTGCCCAACCTGTGATACCCGGTTTTGCATAATGACGAACTAAATAATTATTAATTAACTCACTATATTCTTTGGTATGATACAACATATGTGGTCTTGGCCCTACTACTGACATATCCCCCAGAAAAACATTAAAAAACTGTGGGAGTTCATCAATACTTGTTTTTCTCATAAAAGCTCCAAATCTTGTAATACGTGAATCTCCTTTTTGGGCCTGTTTATTATGCGAGGAATTATTTACAGACATACTTCTAAATTTAAAACATGCAAATGACTTATTGTCTCTCCCAGATCGATCCTGTTTAAAGAAAATTGGCCCAGATGATTCAATTTTTATGATTAACATTATAATAGGGAATAACCACGGAAATATTAATAAAATAACCCGTGAAGAAAAACAAATATCAAACGCTTTTTTCGCCAGTCGGTTTACCGCATACTCTAACGGCTCTCGGCGAGACATTAATACAGGGGTATTTTCATAAAATGAAATTTCCACCCTGCTTGACTTAGTATACAATTGAAAATCAGGAATAAATTTAATCCTAACCATATGATGTTCGCAGATAGCAATTAATTTATTAATAGTCGTAACATCATCTATATGCAAGGCAACATACATTTCATCAACATGTTCGTTGCTTATAAAACTCTGTATATCATTGAACCCTCCAAGAACATTAAAAAAAGTCGAATCTGAAATGTTCTGTTTTTCATCAAAAAAACCAAGGAATCTGTATCCATAAGTCAAATTTTTAGCAAGAATTTTACGCATATGATTACCTGTTTCATTTGCGCCTACAATAATTACATTTCTAAAGTTGTATCCTTTTGTTCTTATGAATTTTAGAGCTTTCATCGATAAAATACGAGAAAACATCAGTAATAAAAAAAATGAAAGAAAGAAATAGAACAATTGGAATCGGGAAATATCTGTATAATCTAAAAAGACAACAAAGGCAGCTACAATTGCAGCAAGTATTATAACTTTCTTTATTGTTCTGGATAATATCGATTCAATTGTTTCTACTCTAATTATTCTATAGGAATCTTTATATAGAAGAAGACCAAGCCAAATTAAATTACCCAGTAAGGAAATTGTCTGTGTTTCTTTTAAAAAAAGCCTATCGAGACTTTCAAATTTTATTAATCCGGAAATAAGCACTGCGATATTAATCAATATCATGTCCCACAATATAAACATGATTTGGAAGTACCTGGAAAATCTATATTCAGATAGTTTTTGTAAAATTTTCATCACAAAGATTTTAATTGTTATTTATAATTATTGAATTAAAATGATTTGCATATTGATCAATAATAATCTCCCAGTCATAAAGATCAATTATCTTTTTTTTGTTTGCAATTAACATAGACTGATATCTATATTCTTTATAATCTAAACCAACTAAATGTCTTGCTACATCATTATCACTCGTAAAATAAAGAGCATCTTCACCTAAAATATATCGATTAAAATCATTTTCATTTGCGCAAATTAAACTGTTTGAAGACATTGCTTCAAGTAAAGACGGATTCGTTCCTCCAACCGTGTGTCCATGAAAATAAATATTTGAGTAGTAACGTAAATTGTTTAAAACTTCTATATCGTAAATGCTACCTAAAAACTGAATTTGCTTATGAGAGTTGTATTTTCCTTTTAACGAATTTCCATAAGGTGTATCATGATTTCCAATTATTAGAAACGGGCGGGATAGATGGGCTTTTACTACACCATCTAAAATAATTTCTATACTATTTTCAGGTTCTAATCTAGCTATGAGCATATCATAATCATAGCAATTAATATTATAACGTTCTATAGCTACAACATTAGGATTCTGAAAAATTGTTGCACCGTATGCAATGTATGTTGATTCAACCTTGTACTTATCTTTTAAATAATTTTTAATTCCAATAGAATCGGAAATTAGATGATTACTATATTTTACACCTAATGACTCAGCGTAAATAAGAAATTTTTTTACCCTGTTTGAGTATTTTGTTCTTTTCCATTCAAGACCATCCATATTAGTTGTTATGATTGCTTTTTTAGGCATTAACCAACCCCAAATTGAACTACTTGTATAACCTAATTGCAAAATAATATCACAGTCCTGTTTTCTAACATCCAAAATGCAATTGAAATCATAAATAAACTGTCCCGTAGTTCCAAGTTTTTCTTCAGGATCATAACAGTGAACGATTTTTACTCCGTTCCAATCTTTTTCTTGATAAGGATGATTGTGTGAATTGTAGACGATTACTTCAAAGCCTCTCTTAACTAAACCTAGTGCCAGATATTCAGCGCATTGTTCAAAACCGCCATAATGATTAGGAATTCCTCTTGTTCCTATAATTGAGATTTTCATTTCTTTAAAATAATTATATGATAAATAGTTGTTTCGATTGAAACTTAGATTTGTATAAATTATGATATAAAAAAAACTATAGAAAAATAAATCATAGCTTTTTAACTATCAATCGAATAAATTAATTTATAAAAGTTTTTTGTAGCAATTCCTATTTTAAACCAATCGTAATTTTTACAAATTATTGCATTTGCATTATCAGTAATATCAGTCAATCTAGTTTTATTTGCAATGACTTCCTGAATTCTAATTGCTAAATCTATAGGATTTTGACTTTCAAATAAAAAACCATTTTTATTATGCGTAATAACTTCTTTAAAAGGTTTTAAATCAGAGCATATAATAGGTTTTCCATAACTCATAGTTAAAAGTAAAACTCCGCTTTGATAAATATCTCTATAAGGTAAGACAACTAAATCTGCCTTTTGGTAAAAAAATGATACCTCATCATCGGGGATATATCTAAAATCTGTAATTACAATATCCTCAATTTCTAATTCTTTGATTATTTGAGTGTATTCACTTAAATCGTTTTTCCAAGCTTTTCCTGCAATAACCAACTCAACATCACATTTTTTTTTTTGAGAACACTAAGAGCTTGTAATAAAATATCCAAGCCCTTAACTTTTTTTATTTGTCCGAAAAATAACAACGAAAACTTCTCAGTATTTTTAGGTTTAAAATTTGAAATAGGATTAATGAAAGGTAAATAATTTCCGTGCGGGATGATTACTTTAGGAATGGATAACTTAAATTTATCATCTAAGATATTTAATGAACTTTTATTATGAACAATTATGCCATCAATGTATTTAAAACATTTTTTTTCAAAAAAAACATTTGCTTTTTTATCAAAAGAATTAACATCGTGTATTGTAACTACTCTTTTAATTTTATTCAACCAAGCAAACCAAAGTATAAGTAAATCAATGCTTCTAAAAGTAAAAAAGTGAAGATGTATAATTCTAATATCTCGTTTTTTGAGATCTAAAATTGCAGAATAATGTCCATTTAAATACTTGAATACTTTAACTAAAAAGTTTCTGTTCCACATTCTTTTAAAATGCAATATCGTTATTACTTTTTTGTATGTTCGTTCTGTAGTTTCATCACATGTATAAAAGAGAACTTCTACATTATCTGCGCCTAGCCCCATAGCTAGTCCATAATCATAATAATCCATCCCTCCATGTCCACCAACTGGCTCAATGATACCAATTGAATATTTTTTTTTATCCATTAAAATTTAGATTAACTAATATATTTTTTTAAGACATCATTAATATTTTGTTTCACATTTTTCAAATTATTACTTTTAGGTTTGTGAAAATTAAAAATGTATTGATCAATATTATATCTACAAATTAATCGAGACTGCTCATTTACTTCTTCTACAAACTTTCTGTTTTTATCAGAGTAATTGTAAAGAGAATACGAAACACTTAAATTTTGAGCTACTACAGCTGGATGTAAACGAGACGTAATAACAAACTTTGCATTCTGAATGGTTACTAAAGAATTATCAACATCAGATCCGTAAATAACATCTACCTGGATATTATTCTCTAAAAATAAATCTGTTGCTTTCTTACTTTGATTCTCATCTATCTCAGCATCACAAACCAAATTAACAATTCTATTTAAGCCTAATTCCTTACAACTCCTAATCGCCAAAGTAGCAAGATCATGGTTAACTTTTTCATTGTTTAAATCTGAGTATACCGATAAATCACGGCAACAAAAAACAATATAATCACCTGAAAATTGCTCTGTTAAAATTTCTCTAACATTTGCTATATCTGGAACATAATCAACTTTAAATTTAAAAAGACCTAGACTTAATTTATTGGCAAGTTTTAAAGATTTTTCATCTCTTAAATACAGTGCTTTCGATAAGAGGATCGATGAAAATACAATTAATTTTGTTTTTAGTTTAAAATGTGAATCAATGCCTATTCCCAAATATAACACTGCTACTTTAGCCAAATAAGCACCTAACATAAATTTTATCCCTCCAGTTCCCCCTTGATCCATAAAACAAGTTCCCCCTCCCCAGATTATATACTGCGATCCCTTTACAGTTTTCATAAAATGCTTATAACTTATCTTTTGTTCTCCTGATAAACCAAAAACTTTTATATTATAAAGATTAGGATTTGATGAAAATGCATTATATAAATTAACATGATTCCCATAAGTATAAATATTTATTTGATTATAATGTTTACTATAATAATCTACTAGTGCATTTAGCATTAGTAAATCCCCAAAATTGCTTCCATAATAACCTAAAAATGAAATCTTCATCTTATTTAATATTTTTATTTTGAAAATATTTAAAAAAAATCAATGTGTAGAGTATTGAAGTAAGAACTTCACTAAATACAAAAGATATAGATATTGATTCTTCTCCCAGTTTTTGAAGAAAAAACATGAAAGCAATTTGAAAAACAAGCGATATAAATGATGCTAATACTTTATATCTTATGCATTTTTCATTTAGTAGAGCTGCTCCTATTGCAGTTGAATAAAACCTAAAAGGCAAACTAACAGCTAAAATATTAAGTAATCTTGCAGAATATTTAAAACTATCCGGGTATATTAATTTAATAATAGTATCAGATGATAAACCGATAAAACTAAAAAAAACAAGGCCAAATACAAATGCTAAAATCCCATGGCGTAAACTTTTCGCTTTTAAAATTTCTTTTTCTAATTTATGATATTTTGGAAGTAAGTATGTTCCAAATATTGTATTAGGAAGAATATAAGATGCCGTGAGTAATATTATAGCAGAAGAATAAAGTCCAGAGCAATTTGAACCAAAAAAGTACATAGCCATAATAATAGAAAATTGAATCTGAATGACATTAATCGTCCCATTAAAAGAGTAAAAGAAAGATTCTCTATAAAAACTAAAAAAGAAGCTTTTTGATTGTTTTAAAAACAACAATTTAAAGGAAAACTTTCGATCGATAAGTTGCATCAGAAAGAAAAAAGATATAGTATTTGCTACACAAAGTAAAATCACTGTATTTTTAAGAGATGGCAGTAACAAAAACAAAAACAGAACTAAGAGCACTCTTAATAAAGGATTTATAATTTGAGCTAGTGAGACTCTAATAAAATTTTCAGAGGATTGTGCTTGTGATACCACTAAATATTGAAATGCTATTGGTAAATAATAAGATGACATGCATAAAGTTTCAATAACACTTAAACCGGTATTACATAAAACATATTGACTTATAATAATCGCAAACAAAATGTTTAATACAAGACATTTTAAGGCTACAGAAAAATATTCATGGGTTCGGCTTTCATCTATACATGTTTTTCTTAAAAGTAAACCGCCAATACCCATACCTGCAAAAGGCCCAATCATAGTAAGGGACGAATTAGCTGCAGCATAAATCCCAAATTGATTTATTAATAACTTGTGACTTAATAAAATCTGCAAAAGAAAGGTAAATGCCGCTGCACCAATTCCAGAACAGAGTAGTTTGAATAATTTTGACATCTTTTTTTAATAATTGACAAAATTTTGTTTTTTTAAAACATATGGTCGGTTTACAAGCAAAAATGAATTGGCAAACTTGAATAAAACAACAAAGAAACATACCCAAGCAATACTTACGGATTGGGCAGATAATCCCGAAGTAATTATCTTAGATCCAATTTCTAAAGAAACAAAATAGAGAAAAACATCAGTTAATGTTTTTTTCCTCATAATTAATACATTATATAATCTCCTAATTATATAGCCAAACAAAAAACATCCTATAACAATTCCAAAATATCCAAAATTGACATAAAAATCCCCCATAATTGTTGGCGGAATACCAAATCCTTCAAATTCTAATTGTGTTACTTCTTTGAGCCAAGATTGATAATCGATTTGTTTTCCTGGAAGTGCAGTTAATAAATCCATAAAAAAAGTCCCTCCATATTCTAGACTATCCTTATTTATAAAAGCTGATATTACTTTTTCTAAATTTGATATATAAATAACAAACCTGTAAATAAAAGTCGTTTTCAAATCAACTGTAGTCATACTGTCCGGGTTTCGAAACATTTCAAATAAATTGATAAACAGTAAACCCATTATAGAAATGACAAACATTTTTTTTATTGGAATTTTAGTATATAAAAAGTGTCTTGCCATTAATATATATACATATCCAAAGAAAATATCTACGTGAACCTGTACCTGTCATAACTAAACCAACAATAATTGCAAGAAAAAACAATAGAAATGTTTTTTTTCTATACAAATATGTATGAAGCGCTAATAATGCAATACCATACATTGCTATCGTCATTAAATAAAGGAAATATCCATTGCCACCTACATTTAATGCCTTAACCCTTGCTAATTCTTTATTGGGAGATAGAATAGGTATATTTCCCGCACGGGAAAAGAAAATTATCGCTGAAATTAAACCGATACATATAAAAAAACAACCTGCCTTTTTAAACTTCCAGCTATTCTTTTGTAACTTAATTCT
Above is a genomic segment from uncultured Flavobacterium sp. containing:
- a CDS encoding undecaprenyl-phosphate glucose phosphotransferase, producing MKILQKLSEYRFSRYFQIMFILWDMILINIAVLISGLIKFESLDRLFLKETQTISLLGNLIWLGLLLYKDSYRIIRVETIESILSRTIKKVIILAAIVAAFVVFLDYTDISRFQLFYFFLSFFLLLMFSRILSMKALKFIRTKGYNFRNVIIVGANETGNHMRKILAKNLTYGYRFLGFFDEKQNISDSTFFNVLGGFNDIQSFISNEHVDEMYVALHIDDVTTINKLIAICEHHMVRIKFIPDFQLYTKSSRVEISFYENTPVLMSRREPLEYAVNRLAKKAFDICFSSRVILLIFPWLFPIIMLIIKIESSGPIFFKQDRSGRDNKSFACFKFRSMSVNNSSHNKQAQKGDSRITRFGAFMRKTSIDELPQFFNVFLGDMSVVGPRPHMLYHTKEYSELINNYLVRHYAKPGITGWAQINGYRGETKKLMDMENRVEYDIWYIENWSSLLDVKIIVKTVLNIFEGEKNAY
- a CDS encoding DUF1972 domain-containing protein codes for the protein MKISIIGTRGIPNHYGGFEQCAEYLALGLVKRGFEVIVYNSHNHPYQEKDWNGVKIVHCYDPEEKLGTTGQFIYDFNCILDVRKQDCDIILQLGYTSSSIWGWLMPKKAIITTNMDGLEWKRTKYSNRVKKFLIYAESLGVKYSNHLISDSIGIKNYLKDKYKVESTYIAYGATIFQNPNVVAIERYNINCYDYDMLIARLEPENSIEIILDGVVKAHLSRPFLIIGNHDTPYGNSLKGKYNSHKQIQFLGSIYDIEVLNNLRYYSNIYFHGHTVGGTNPSLLEAMSSNSLICANENDFNRYILGEDALYFTSDNDVARHLVGLDYKEYRYQSMLIANKKKIIDLYDWEIIIDQYANHFNSIIINNN
- a CDS encoding glycosyltransferase, whose translation is MVIAGKAWKNDLSEYTQIIKELEIEDIVITDFRYIPDDEVSFFYQKADLVVLPYRDIYQSGVLLLTMSYGKPIICSDLKPFKEVITHNKNGFLFESQNPIDLAIRIQEVIANKTRLTDITDNANAIICKNYDWFKIGIATKNFYKLIYSIDS
- a CDS encoding glycosyltransferase, whose amino-acid sequence is MDKKKYSIGIIEPVGGHGGMDYYDYGLAMGLGADNVEVLFYTCDETTERTYKKVITILHFKRMWNRNFLVKVFKYLNGHYSAILDLKKRDIRIIHLHFFTFRSIDLLILWFAWLNKIKRVVTIHDVNSFDKKANVFFEKKCFKYIDGIIVHNKSSLNILDDKFKLSIPKVIIPHGNYLPFINPISNFKPKNTEKFSLLFFGQIKKVKGLDILLQALSVLKKKNVMLSWLLQEKLGKTI
- a CDS encoding polysaccharide pyruvyl transferase family protein, with translation MKISFLGYYGSNFGDLLMLNALVDYYSKHYNQINIYTYGNHVNLYNAFSSNPNLYNIKVFGLSGEQKISYKHFMKTVKGSQYIIWGGGTCFMDQGGTGGIKFMLGAYLAKVAVLYLGIGIDSHFKLKTKLIVFSSILLSKALYLRDEKSLKLANKLSLGLFKFKVDYVPDIANVREILTEQFSGDYIVFCCRDLSVYSDLNNEKVNHDLATLAIRSCKELGLNRIVNLVCDAEIDENQSKKATDLFLENNIQVDVIYGSDVDNSLVTIQNAKFVITSRLHPAVVAQNLSVSYSLYNYSDKNRKFVEEVNEQSRLICRYNIDQYIFNFHKPKSNNLKNVKQNINDVLKKYIS
- a CDS encoding oligosaccharide flippase family protein, which gives rise to MSKLFKLLCSGIGAAAFTFLLQILLSHKLLINQFGIYAAANSSLTMIGPFAGMGIGGLLLRKTCIDESRTHEYFSVALKCLVLNILFAIIISQYVLCNTGLSVIETLCMSSYYLPIAFQYLVVSQAQSSENFIRVSLAQIINPLLRVLLVLFLFLLLPSLKNTVILLCVANTISFFFLMQLIDRKFSFKLLFLKQSKSFFFSFYRESFFYSFNGTINVIQIQFSIIMAMYFFGSNCSGLYSSAIILLTASYILPNTIFGTYLLPKYHKLEKEILKAKSLRHGILAFVFGLVFFSFIGLSSDTIIKLIYPDSFKYSARLLNILAVSLPFRFYSTAIGAALLNEKCIRYKVLASFISLVFQIAFMFFLQKLGEESISISFVFSEVLTSILYTLIFFKYFQNKNIK
- a CDS encoding oligosaccharide repeat unit polymerase, with the translated sequence MARHFLYTKIPIKKMFVISIMGLLFINLFEMFRNPDSMTTVDLKTTFIYRFVIYISNLEKVISAFINKDSLEYGGTFFMDLLTALPGKQIDYQSWLKEVTQLEFEGFGIPPTIMGDFYVNFGYFGIVIGCFLFGYIIRRLYNVLIMRKKTLTDVFLYFVSLEIGSKIITSGLSAQSVSIAWVCFFVVLFKFANSFLLVNRPYVLKKQNFVNY